A section of the Clostridia bacterium genome encodes:
- a CDS encoding CDP-glycerol glycerophosphotransferase family protein → MSVAIISTKTGNGHNSVMNTLADEFKNQGYDDVAVFPTFYEDLMVSNKIMSDFYNFLMITSTELCGKFSELSSLVRPDLSEDFYNGVHDKIVEFIKSNSFSTIISTSHTLNHAFIRILKEMDLYYSIGFYIVITDPYNPISVGFAAQDAKKYYCGSSTVKNILLKSGISEQKIEAVGYPIHSKFFKEFTEKDIDGIYQKLDFRKDKKTLLINSGSQGAYHYLKLLKPVLATYKDLQIIFVCGRNKNLQDLVNATIKKEKCTNVRAFGFVDNIEELMKVSDIIITKAGANAFFECLYMQKPMIIDGINGYLFQERGVLDFIKRDKMGIVLDDQENLINVISEMLDDRKYNEFKENIIELKLQNGAKEIISDILKTEGLR, encoded by the coding sequence TTGTCAGTAGCAATAATTTCTACAAAAACCGGAAATGGGCACAACAGCGTAATGAATACTCTGGCTGATGAATTTAAGAATCAGGGCTATGATGATGTAGCTGTTTTCCCGACTTTTTATGAAGATCTGATGGTTAGTAATAAGATAATGAGTGATTTTTATAATTTTTTAATGATAACATCTACAGAATTGTGCGGCAAATTCAGCGAATTATCTTCGCTTGTGCGTCCGGACTTGTCAGAAGATTTTTATAATGGAGTACATGACAAAATAGTAGAATTTATAAAATCAAATAGTTTTTCAACTATTATCTCGACATCACATACTCTTAACCATGCTTTTATCAGAATCCTTAAGGAAATGGACTTGTATTATTCAATAGGGTTTTACATAGTGATAACCGACCCGTATAATCCAATTTCTGTGGGTTTTGCTGCACAGGATGCAAAAAAGTATTACTGTGGCAGCAGCACGGTAAAAAACATTCTGCTTAAAAGCGGTATAAGTGAGCAAAAAATTGAAGCTGTAGGATATCCTATACATTCTAAGTTTTTCAAAGAGTTCACTGAGAAGGATATTGACGGAATCTATCAAAAGCTTGATTTCCGGAAAGATAAAAAGACTCTTTTGATAAACAGCGGATCACAAGGTGCCTATCACTACTTAAAGCTTTTAAAGCCTGTACTGGCCACCTATAAAGATTTACAGATCATTTTTGTATGCGGCAGAAACAAAAACTTGCAGGATCTGGTCAATGCAACCATTAAAAAGGAGAAATGCACCAATGTGCGTGCTTTTGGATTCGTAGATAATATCGAGGAATTGATGAAGGTATCGGATATAATCATAACTAAAGCGGGAGCCAATGCGTTTTTTGAATGCTTGTACATGCAAAAACCTATGATAATTGACGGGATAAACGGCTATCTGTTCCAGGAAAGAGGTGTGCTGGATTTTATCAAGAGAGATAAAATGGGTATCGTTTTGGATGATCAGGAAAATTTGATCAATGTCATCAGTGAAATGCTGGATGACAGAAAATACAACGAATTTAAGGAAAATATCATAGAGTTGAAATTGCAGAACGGTGCCAAAGAAATAATATCAGATATACTGAAGACAGAGGGTTTGAGATAA
- a CDS encoding s-methyl-5-thioribose-1-phosphate isomerase yields MADTFVDEMLPFLLRRDNVARYENGKVYIGNRRKYPFEKTEECCEDADSVAKAITSMVTQGGGQWIAAAYAMAMEARKVEDKASEEIYGFLDGMRVRLCNTRPTNTTLSKRLNEIMGIIKDSSGRKESVEDAIVKWVDKTRDSDYEEFARMGRIGANLIEDGDGILTVCFAEMSFLFALAYAKSDGKDIRVFTPETRPYLQGARLTAPSIHELGIPVQIISDNMPGFLLSQGKIQKYFTAADLVTLDGYVVNKIGTFQNAVCASYHKIPYFAFCREPDSNKADHTSIVIEERNPEELKKICGIPTTVPDIGAYYPAFDITPPHLVAGVITNKGIINPFSLKMYF; encoded by the coding sequence ATGGCAGATACTTTTGTTGATGAAATGCTACCCTTTCTTCTGCGCCGTGATAATGTAGCACGTTATGAAAATGGAAAGGTGTATATTGGGAACAGAAGGAAATATCCCTTTGAGAAGACTGAAGAATGCTGCGAAGATGCTGACAGTGTTGCAAAAGCCATAACCAGTATGGTCACACAGGGCGGCGGACAATGGATAGCAGCTGCATATGCCATGGCTATGGAAGCTCGGAAAGTAGAAGACAAAGCTTCTGAGGAAATATACGGTTTTTTGGATGGTATGCGCGTACGGCTTTGCAATACCCGTCCGACCAATACTACATTATCCAAGAGATTGAATGAAATCATGGGTATCATAAAAGATTCATCCGGACGAAAAGAATCAGTTGAGGATGCAATAGTAAAATGGGTAGATAAAACAAGGGATTCAGACTATGAAGAATTTGCAAGAATGGGAAGGATAGGAGCAAACCTGATTGAAGACGGGGACGGAATCTTAACAGTATGCTTTGCAGAAATGTCTTTTTTATTTGCACTAGCTTATGCAAAAAGTGATGGGAAAGATATACGGGTATTTACTCCCGAAACCCGTCCTTACTTGCAGGGAGCGCGGCTAACGGCCCCTAGTATCCATGAGCTTGGCATACCGGTACAAATTATCAGTGATAATATGCCTGGATTTTTATTGTCCCAAGGTAAAATACAAAAATATTTTACTGCTGCTGATTTGGTAACTTTGGATGGATATGTGGTCAACAAAATAGGAACTTTCCAAAATGCGGTCTGCGCCAGTTATCATAAGATTCCTTACTTTGCATTTTGCCGGGAGCCTGATTCCAACAAAGCTGATCATACTTCGATAGTGATTGAAGAACGAAATCCTGAAGAACTAAAAAAAATTTGCGGTATTCCTACTACTGTTCCGGACATAGGCGCGTATTATCCTGCTTTTGATATTACACCGCCGCACTTGGTAGCAGGTGTAATAACTAATAAAGGAATAATAAATCCATTTAGCTTAAAGATGTATTTTTAG
- a CDS encoding MTAP family purine nucleoside phosphorylase, which produces MALTAIIAGTGFNKIDDIKLEEQIINTPYGSVRIHMFSDRNIVFINRHNMEHNIPPHKVNYKANMMALSMLGVKKILAAFAVGSINLDLKPGSLALLSDFLDFTKGRDNSFFNGDDSGVVHVDMSSPFCPVLSKSLLDSAPEFGFKLYPDNTYVCTEGPRLETPAEIRMFRMLGGDVVGMTCVPEVFLAKELDIQYAAVGLSINWAAGIDKSSINFITDSLDDVKRKVIKLFIKTLQTQTVLDLDYNLQKIG; this is translated from the coding sequence ATGGCTCTTACTGCCATTATTGCAGGTACTGGTTTTAATAAAATCGACGACATAAAACTTGAAGAGCAGATTATAAATACGCCTTATGGTAGTGTACGGATTCATATGTTTTCTGACAGGAATATTGTTTTTATAAACCGTCATAACATGGAACACAATATTCCTCCACATAAAGTTAATTATAAAGCGAACATGATGGCATTAAGCATGCTTGGTGTCAAAAAGATATTGGCGGCTTTCGCCGTCGGATCCATAAACCTGGATCTAAAACCGGGAAGTTTAGCTTTACTGTCTGACTTTTTGGACTTTACAAAGGGAAGAGACAACAGCTTTTTTAATGGAGATGATTCCGGTGTGGTACATGTTGATATGAGTTCGCCATTTTGCCCGGTCTTAAGCAAATCGTTACTGGATTCGGCACCTGAATTCGGTTTCAAGCTGTACCCAGATAATACTTATGTATGTACAGAAGGCCCGCGTTTGGAAACACCGGCAGAAATCAGAATGTTTAGGATGCTTGGTGGTGATGTGGTAGGTATGACTTGCGTTCCGGAAGTTTTTCTGGCAAAGGAATTGGATATTCAGTATGCTGCAGTAGGACTTTCTATCAACTGGGCAGCAGGAATCGACAAGAGCAGCATTAATTTTATTACTGACAGCCTGGATGATGTAAAAAGGAAAGTTATCAAGCTCTTCATAAAAACTTTGCAGACCCAAACCGTGTTGGATCTTGATTATAATCTGCAGAAAATCGGCTAG
- a CDS encoding BtrH N-terminal domain-containing protein, translating to MESIIQNIDFSVGRYSCGYSLFYNIFSNYGYEISETDIYFLGNGMAFDIIPDGKYNFGYSSMKDVILNMKNSITDKIDFYSGDDKKYLENKMLEEVSAGNMIALYVYADCLEHHDIKAIRYPFHLLAVYGVDTVRRTAYIGDSYIVNDKGQASLYMGKADLDKIMSSTKEFAVFKNTGKVDISRKTVFDSVLNSINVFLNYEYKDGLLIGNSGLKKFVRDIDELVRFNEPIFNQYHENIAAALKWISLGPMMKNIMNLFDENEELRVKDYEMIIDEFQKIESEWIKFSLNIIKLGYSPKKDKIGVIIENCNNLIGRQESALAGLYEHIKTSA from the coding sequence ATGGAAAGTATTATACAAAATATTGATTTTTCGGTTGGAAGGTATTCATGTGGATATTCCCTTTTTTATAATATTTTCTCTAACTATGGCTATGAGATATCTGAAACAGATATTTATTTCTTAGGCAACGGTATGGCTTTTGATATTATTCCTGACGGGAAATATAATTTTGGCTATTCTTCCATGAAGGATGTAATTCTTAATATGAAGAACAGCATTACCGATAAGATAGATTTCTATTCCGGAGATGATAAAAAGTATTTGGAAAATAAAATGCTTGAAGAGGTGTCGGCAGGAAACATGATTGCGCTGTATGTTTATGCAGACTGTCTTGAGCATCACGATATAAAAGCTATAAGATACCCATTCCATCTTCTGGCGGTATATGGTGTGGATACTGTCCGAAGAACAGCTTATATTGGCGATTCATATATAGTAAACGACAAGGGACAGGCTTCTTTATATATGGGAAAAGCAGATCTGGATAAAATAATGTCCAGTACCAAAGAATTTGCGGTATTTAAGAATACAGGCAAAGTGGATATTTCCAGGAAAACAGTTTTTGATAGCGTTTTGAACAGTATTAACGTGTTTTTGAATTATGAGTATAAAGACGGTTTATTGATTGGGAATTCAGGTTTGAAAAAGTTTGTTAGGGACATAGATGAACTGGTAAGGTTCAATGAGCCAATTTTCAACCAGTACCATGAAAATATTGCGGCTGCCTTGAAGTGGATAAGTCTTGGACCGATGATGAAAAATATTATGAATTTGTTTGATGAAAATGAAGAATTAAGGGTTAAGGATTATGAGATGATTATAGATGAATTTCAAAAAATAGAATCCGAATGGATCAAATTTTCCTTAAATATTATAAAGCTGGGCTACAGCCCCAAGAAAGATAAAATCGGAGTTATAATAGAAAACTGCAATAATTTGATAGGCAGACAGGAAAGTGCATTAGCCGGTTTATACGAACATATAAAAACAAGTGCTTAA
- a CDS encoding VOC family protein, with product MDDQIQSNVFENTEIKFKIHHVGCAVKNISEALKYYVGILGFKVVEDAFEVPSQKVKVCFIDVGNGTLIELVEGISEDSPVKKILEQPGGGVYHACYEVEDLEKAVSYLCNNKFLKYRRSEIRNERYRALYMVTPDDQLLELIQKL from the coding sequence ATGGACGACCAAATCCAATCTAATGTTTTCGAAAACACAGAAATAAAATTTAAGATCCATCATGTAGGCTGTGCGGTAAAAAATATTTCCGAGGCTTTAAAATATTATGTGGGTATTCTGGGGTTTAAAGTAGTTGAAGATGCTTTTGAAGTACCGTCACAGAAGGTAAAGGTATGTTTTATCGATGTAGGAAACGGTACTCTTATAGAGCTGGTCGAAGGTATTTCTGAAGACTCTCCGGTAAAAAAAATACTGGAACAGCCTGGAGGGGGAGTATATCATGCCTGCTATGAAGTAGAGGATTTAGAAAAAGCTGTCAGTTATCTGTGCAACAATAAATTTTTAAAATACAGAAGGAGTGAAATACGCAATGAAAGGTATCGTGCGCTTTATATGGTAACTCCCGATGATCAATTACTGGAATTAATTCAAAAATTATGA
- a CDS encoding epoxyqueuosine reductase — MKISASDVKKIAAELGANLCGVAPIERFDSAPRGYHPCDVLPECQSVIVIAKYFLKSSLYANSTIPYTTVRNSISDKLNSMAIELSQALESRGVIAVPANTIGPDEWDSDTQRIRGIISLKHAAANAGLGKIGKNTLLVNKDYGNMIWLNAVLVSEKLEPDPLADYEVCNPNCNLCIKSCPVEALDGISINQPECRDYAFGEHNGGDWRIKCFTCRKVCPNCTGIS; from the coding sequence ATGAAAATAAGTGCATCAGATGTTAAGAAGATTGCTGCTGAGCTTGGGGCAAACCTGTGTGGTGTTGCTCCTATTGAACGTTTTGACAGTGCTCCGAGGGGATATCATCCGTGTGATGTTTTACCAGAATGCCAATCGGTAATAGTGATCGCCAAATATTTTCTTAAAAGTTCTTTATATGCCAATTCTACCATACCGTATACTACAGTAAGGAACAGTATATCAGATAAACTGAATTCAATGGCGATAGAATTGTCTCAGGCATTAGAAAGCAGGGGAGTTATTGCGGTTCCAGCCAATACTATCGGACCGGATGAGTGGGATTCGGATACACAGAGAATCAGAGGCATTATATCACTGAAGCATGCAGCTGCAAATGCCGGTTTGGGGAAAATCGGCAAGAATACGCTGCTTGTAAATAAGGATTACGGTAATATGATCTGGCTTAATGCGGTACTGGTATCTGAGAAGTTAGAACCAGACCCTTTGGCTGACTACGAAGTGTGTAATCCCAATTGTAATTTATGTATAAAGTCCTGCCCGGTAGAAGCTTTGGATGGAATTTCTATAAATCAGCCCGAGTGCCGTGATTATGCGTTTGGAGAGCATAATGGAGGCGATTGGCGCATTAAGTGTTTTACTTGCAGGAAGGTATGTCCGAACTGTACCGGGATCAGCTAG
- a CDS encoding DNA-3-methyladenine glycosylase I, translating into MYNESVNRCAWCLCHPLAVEYHDKEWGTPVYDEQKHFEFITLEVMQAGLNWLMILKKRKNLQEAFDNFDYNIIAGYNEEKIEKLLSDPGIIRSRKKIEAVINNARMYIKLQKEFGSFSNYIWSFVDNKPILDRRHSMGYIPVTTELSDRLSKDLKKRGFKFLGSTTVYAHLQAAGLVNDHLADCFRYKELTGNL; encoded by the coding sequence ATGTATAATGAAAGTGTTAACAGATGCGCATGGTGCTTATGTCATCCACTTGCAGTAGAATATCATGATAAAGAGTGGGGTACACCTGTATATGATGAACAGAAGCATTTTGAGTTTATTACACTGGAAGTAATGCAGGCAGGGCTGAACTGGCTTATGATATTGAAAAAACGCAAAAATTTGCAGGAAGCATTTGATAATTTTGATTATAATATAATTGCTGGATACAATGAAGAAAAAATAGAAAAATTACTGTCAGACCCTGGCATTATCAGATCAAGGAAAAAGATAGAAGCAGTAATCAATAATGCCCGTATGTATATAAAACTGCAGAAGGAATTTGGCTCTTTCAGCAACTATATCTGGAGTTTTGTTGACAATAAACCGATTTTAGACAGAAGACACAGCATGGGCTATATTCCTGTCACAACAGAGCTTTCTGACAGGTTAAGTAAAGATTTAAAAAAACGGGGCTTTAAATTTTTGGGTTCCACAACAGTTTATGCACATCTTCAGGCTGCCGGCCTGGTAAATGATCACCTTGCAGACTGCTTCAGATATAAAGAATTGACGGGTAATTTATAA
- a CDS encoding methylated-DNA--[protein]-cysteine S-methyltransferase produces MPEIYKAYYESEIGIIEITGNKDEILSVCYFEGSPSALEIHPCLEKCIKQLDEYFKGQRKEFTIKTGINGTDFQKKVLREVMKIPYGKTASYKEIAEYIGNENAVRAVGNANRNNNLAIIIPCHRIVGSNGHLTGYGGGLWRKQWLLEHEKEANK; encoded by the coding sequence ATGCCGGAAATCTATAAAGCATATTATGAATCAGAGATAGGTATTATTGAAATAACCGGTAATAAAGATGAGATATTATCAGTCTGCTATTTTGAAGGTTCACCGTCTGCACTTGAAATACATCCTTGCTTAGAGAAGTGTATCAAACAACTGGATGAGTATTTTAAGGGCCAACGTAAGGAATTTACTATAAAAACCGGCATAAATGGTACCGACTTTCAAAAAAAAGTTTTAAGAGAAGTAATGAAGATACCTTATGGTAAAACAGCCTCATACAAAGAAATAGCGGAATACATAGGAAATGAAAATGCAGTAAGGGCAGTTGGAAATGCAAATAGAAATAACAATCTGGCAATAATAATTCCTTGTCATAGGATAGTAGGCTCAAACGGACATTTAACCGGTTATGGGGGAGGCTTGTGGAGAAAGCAATGGCTGTTGGAGCATGAAAAAGAAGCAAATAAATAA
- a CDS encoding epoxyqueuosine reductase produces the protein MGICSEDVKGISAKYGADLCGIASIDRFTTAPRGYHPCDILPSCKSVVVVACEFPRSSLSDPKNYTQVRNQLVKKLDNMASLISKELKSRGTAAVAKRSIGPCEWDEDDRYRDDMSLIYAGVYAGLGKIGKNNLLINNKYGNMIWCSAVLTSEKLEADPLAEYEVCAKNCKICINSCPVGAIDGKLIKQLTCYDNAYTYRGGRQQIICWKCRTVCPNCFGIK, from the coding sequence TTGGGTATTTGTTCTGAAGATGTAAAAGGAATTTCTGCCAAGTATGGCGCAGATTTATGTGGTATAGCATCAATTGACCGTTTTACAACCGCGCCCAGAGGATATCATCCTTGTGATATACTGCCTTCGTGCAAGTCAGTAGTGGTTGTAGCTTGTGAATTCCCAAGAAGCTCTCTTTCTGATCCAAAAAATTATACGCAGGTTAGAAATCAATTGGTTAAAAAATTGGATAATATGGCTTCATTAATATCAAAAGAGCTTAAGTCCAGAGGTACGGCTGCAGTAGCAAAAAGGTCGATTGGTCCTTGCGAATGGGATGAAGACGACAGATACAGAGATGATATGTCCCTGATATATGCAGGAGTGTATGCAGGATTAGGTAAAATAGGTAAAAACAATCTCCTAATCAACAATAAATACGGCAATATGATATGGTGCAGCGCCGTGCTTACATCGGAAAAGCTGGAAGCAGACCCTTTAGCCGAATATGAGGTTTGTGCGAAAAATTGCAAAATATGTATAAATTCCTGCCCTGTAGGTGCAATAGACGGTAAGCTTATTAAACAATTAACCTGCTATGATAATGCATATACATACAGAGGAGGAAGACAGCAAATAATATGCTGGAAGTGCAGAACAGTATGTCCGAATTGCTTTGGTATTAAGTAA
- a CDS encoding PAS domain-containing sensor histidine kinase gives MKKKQIGSQNTSYLTVDNEVIVEVGDDFVSMTGFSKNSIIMKSLEKVCTEYLKLTHSVDELYGDSRVINCSLFTKNLKVREVTIKTQNLDINRKILYFTEKLQIRLEDKLVYLEQLCENNLAYVAIYSIPDLVLINASQKYIDFFDKPYNSKFTAIGLKLCEFSPKWFDPSADAHWNDLITTGQPFTSNELRFTNRMRDETYWDFTVTSIFAEGIVKYCVVTATDVTNVVKYRKQVQTQSQLLLHQQEQLEAIIENMSDALFIVNSEGKYIILNKEARKHIYPYSFENTHEFYETCKCMDTEDNEIAFNDLPTSRVLRGEKVEQEIVKASNEYKELILSVSGVPVYNNEGSFLFGVMCARDITELYKNNKMKDEFLTVISHEFRTPLTIINSAIQTMELICKEDLSEKAKGYLNLIRQNAFRQIRLINNLLDVTKINAEKLSVHKKNYDIVFLTKALIDSVQLCARQKGVHLTFSSNLDQKIIEIDEEKFERIMLNLLSNAIKFTPKNKAIQVNLTSAKGFVKIDVKDEGIGIPKDKQEIIFKRFGQVDSSLTRKTEGTGIGLSLVKMLAYALEGEISVKSEVDKGSTFSLLLPVKKATENCSGQYLQELTNYRLIQAINIEFSDIYYQ, from the coding sequence ATGAAAAAAAAGCAAATTGGGAGTCAAAATACTTCATATCTGACAGTTGATAATGAAGTTATAGTTGAAGTCGGGGACGATTTTGTATCAATGACAGGTTTCTCAAAGAATAGTATTATAATGAAATCCTTAGAAAAAGTATGTACTGAATATTTAAAACTTACCCATAGTGTTGATGAGCTTTACGGTGATAGCCGGGTGATAAACTGCAGTCTTTTTACCAAGAACCTGAAGGTACGCGAAGTAACGATTAAAACCCAAAATCTCGATATTAACAGGAAAATACTTTACTTCACGGAAAAACTGCAAATACGGCTGGAAGATAAGCTTGTATACCTGGAGCAGCTGTGCGAAAACAATCTTGCCTATGTAGCGATATACAGCATTCCGGATTTAGTGCTTATAAACGCAAGTCAAAAGTATATTGATTTTTTCGACAAACCTTATAATAGCAAGTTTACAGCGATAGGCCTCAAGTTGTGCGAGTTTAGTCCCAAATGGTTCGACCCTTCCGCAGATGCACACTGGAACGACCTTATTACTACCGGACAACCGTTTACAAGCAACGAACTGAGATTTACAAACAGGATGCGAGACGAAACTTACTGGGACTTTACTGTTACTTCTATATTTGCTGAAGGTATAGTAAAATACTGTGTTGTTACCGCAACAGATGTCACAAACGTAGTCAAATACAGAAAGCAAGTACAAACACAGTCACAATTGTTATTACATCAGCAGGAGCAGCTGGAAGCCATTATAGAAAATATGTCCGATGCTTTGTTTATAGTAAACAGTGAAGGAAAGTATATCATACTAAATAAGGAAGCCAGAAAGCATATATACCCATACAGCTTTGAAAATACACATGAGTTCTACGAAACATGTAAATGTATGGATACGGAGGATAATGAAATAGCTTTTAATGATTTGCCCACCTCACGTGTTTTACGGGGAGAAAAAGTTGAACAGGAAATTGTGAAAGCGTCAAATGAGTATAAGGAATTGATACTAAGTGTAAGCGGCGTGCCGGTGTACAATAATGAAGGCAGCTTCCTCTTCGGAGTTATGTGTGCCAGAGATATTACAGAGCTTTACAAGAACAATAAAATGAAAGATGAATTCCTGACAGTGATTTCTCATGAATTCAGAACTCCTTTAACCATAATAAATTCAGCAATTCAAACGATGGAATTGATTTGTAAGGAAGATCTTTCAGAAAAAGCTAAGGGTTATCTTAATCTGATAAGGCAAAACGCATTCAGGCAGATACGGCTTATAAATAATCTCCTTGATGTGACAAAAATAAATGCAGAGAAGTTAAGCGTACACAAAAAGAATTATGATATAGTCTTTTTAACAAAGGCATTGATTGATTCCGTTCAGCTATGTGCCCGTCAGAAGGGTGTACACCTTACTTTCAGTTCAAATCTTGATCAAAAGATAATAGAAATAGATGAAGAAAAATTTGAACGCATAATGCTCAATCTTTTGTCCAATGCAATTAAATTCACACCGAAAAACAAGGCTATTCAGGTTAATCTGACATCAGCAAAAGGATTTGTAAAAATTGATGTTAAAGATGAAGGAATAGGAATACCAAAGGATAAACAGGAAATCATTTTCAAGCGTTTCGGGCAGGTAGACAGTTCCCTGACCAGAAAAACAGAAGGTACAGGTATCGGCTTGTCACTGGTAAAAATGCTTGCCTATGCATTGGAAGGTGAAATATCAGTAAAAAGTGAAGTAGACAAAGGAAGCACTTTCTCACTGTTGCTGCCTGTAAAAAAAGCGACAGAAAATTGTTCAGGCCAATATCTTCAGGAATTAACAAATTATCGTCTTATACAAGCGATAAATATAGAGTTTTCCGATATATATTACCAGTAG